Proteins from a genomic interval of Acidobacteriota bacterium:
- a CDS encoding sigma-54 dependent transcriptional regulator has protein sequence MRDKENKILIVDDEEGIRNILSKVLREEGFSIETAIDGKEGMEKAVKFAPDIILLDLKLPDRNGIEILQEIKKIIPHTNVIILTAYGTIRSAVEATKLGAFDYLSKPVDNEELILIIKRALELSDLKEEVKSLRSELHKRYGFGNIIGMSPKMNDVFSLMEKLIKIDATVLIIGETGTGKELVARAIHFNSLRKNAPFIVVNCGAIPETLMESELFGYERGSFTDAKERRIGKFELAEGGTVLLDEIGELPLSSQVKILRAIGEKEITRVGSSKAIPVNVRVIAATNKNLEEEVKKGRFREDLFWRLSTVTLNLPPLRERKEDIPLLIEHFIKKFNKELNIDIKGLSSEAKKCLLDYLWPGNVRELENAVYEAMVLSSDDLIGIEDLPSRIVRDYGNFIDYGKSLSEAVENIRKKVEIEMIKRALKDSSGNKTRAAKSLGISRKTLFNKIKNYKI, from the coding sequence ATGAGGGATAAGGAAAATAAAATACTTATTGTAGATGATGAGGAAGGGATAAGAAACATTCTTTCAAAAGTTCTTAGAGAAGAAGGATTCTCTATAGAAACAGCTATTGATGGGAAAGAAGGGATGGAAAAAGCAGTAAAATTTGCACCGGATATAATTCTTCTCGATTTAAAACTTCCTGATAGAAATGGAATAGAGATTCTCCAGGAGATTAAAAAAATAATACCTCATACAAATGTAATCATCCTCACAGCATATGGAACGATAAGGTCAGCTGTAGAGGCCACAAAGCTTGGAGCATTTGATTATCTTTCTAAACCAGTAGACAACGAGGAATTGATATTAATAATAAAAAGAGCTTTGGAATTGAGTGATCTTAAGGAAGAGGTGAAAAGTCTTAGAAGCGAGCTTCACAAAAGATATGGATTTGGAAATATCATCGGAATGAGCCCTAAAATGAATGATGTTTTTTCTCTGATGGAAAAGTTAATTAAAATAGATGCCACAGTTCTTATAATAGGAGAAACAGGAACAGGAAAAGAATTGGTGGCAAGGGCTATTCATTTTAATTCTCTTCGAAAAAATGCGCCTTTCATAGTCGTAAACTGCGGAGCTATTCCTGAAACTTTAATGGAGTCAGAGCTATTTGGGTATGAAAGAGGTTCATTTACAGATGCAAAGGAGAGAAGGATAGGAAAATTTGAATTAGCTGAAGGAGGAACTGTACTCTTAGATGAAATTGGAGAATTGCCTTTAAGCTCTCAGGTAAAAATTTTAAGAGCAATTGGAGAGAAAGAAATCACGAGAGTTGGAAGCTCCAAAGCTATTCCAGTTAACGTAAGGGTGATTGCAGCAACCAATAAAAATCTGGAAGAGGAAGTAAAAAAAGGAAGATTCAGAGAAGACCTTTTCTGGAGACTTTCGACTGTGACATTGAATTTACCTCCTTTAAGGGAAAGGAAGGAGGATATCCCATTACTGATAGAGCATTTTATCAAAAAATTTAATAAAGAGTTGAATATAGATATAAAGGGTTTATCTTCGGAGGCAAAGAAATGTCTTTTAGATTATTTATGGCCAGGGAACGTGAGAGAACTGGAAAACGCTGTATATGAAGCCATGGTCTTATCCTCGGATGATTTAATTGGAATAGAAGACCTTCCTTCAAGGATTGTGAGAGATTATGGGAATTTCATTGATTATGGAAAATCATTATCAGAGGCAGTTGAAAATATTAGAAAAAAGGTGGAAATTGAAATGATAAAAAGAGCATTGAAGGATTCCAGTGGAAACAAGACCAGGGCAGCAAAATCTCTGGGGATTAGCAGGAAAACCCTTTTTAACAAAATAAAAAATTATAAAATCTGA
- a CDS encoding ATP-binding protein → MRIKEKIKTLIKKDYFKEYGKDPYQEVIKAVTYVVDYEILKKTLLAKLQEFIPVETVLFYLLNPEKDLYEPIIATGYKLRATGSGPQAINLELNEDEIKFYKFSKDDRLIKWLRINKKELNLRKNPNIFDYLALKEREILGIFNVELSLPLISLNKLIGMVFLGTKKDSSPYSSEEIRFLRFFSYQASLAFENALLLKEKKESFIKMVRADRLATIGQLASGAAHEIKNPLTTIKSTLQYIKKYYGEENSKKELIEKILDETDRIDSIVKSLLSFSKIEEPHMEDISLVPLIESCIQLIDKSQNKNLRIKRNYMNEPKIKGDSSQLKQVLFNVFLNAMEAMPDGGEIEVTVETVNRKDKLRGEEVLIRIKDSGIGITEENLEKIFDPFFTTKEEGTGLGLSISYGIIKKHGGEIDVKSETGEGTEVILKLPV, encoded by the coding sequence ATGAGAATTAAAGAAAAGATAAAAACTCTTATTAAAAAAGATTATTTTAAAGAATACGGGAAAGACCCTTATCAGGAGGTTATCAAGGCAGTTACCTATGTTGTGGATTATGAGATTTTAAAGAAAACACTTCTTGCAAAGCTTCAGGAATTTATTCCAGTTGAAACAGTTCTCTTTTATCTTTTAAATCCAGAAAAAGATTTATATGAGCCAATTATAGCTACAGGTTACAAGCTCCGAGCCACAGGCTCAGGGCCTCAAGCTATAAACTTAGAGTTAAATGAAGATGAAATAAAATTTTATAAATTTTCAAAAGATGATCGTCTTATAAAATGGCTGAGAATAAACAAGAAGGAACTCAATCTAAGAAAAAATCCTAATATTTTTGATTATTTAGCTCTTAAAGAGAGGGAAATCCTTGGTATTTTTAATGTAGAGTTAAGTCTTCCCCTTATATCATTGAATAAACTTATAGGAATGGTATTTCTTGGAACAAAAAAGGATAGTTCTCCTTATTCTTCTGAAGAAATTAGATTTTTGAGGTTTTTTTCCTATCAGGCCTCATTGGCTTTTGAGAATGCTTTGCTTTTAAAAGAAAAAAAGGAAAGCTTTATAAAAATGGTAAGAGCGGATAGACTGGCGACAATAGGTCAGTTGGCATCAGGAGCTGCCCATGAGATAAAGAACCCTCTAACAACCATAAAAAGCACTCTTCAATATATAAAAAAATATTATGGGGAGGAGAACTCTAAAAAAGAACTTATCGAAAAAATACTGGATGAAACAGACAGGATTGATTCAATTGTAAAGTCTCTTCTTTCTTTTTCAAAAATCGAAGAGCCCCATATGGAGGACATTTCATTAGTTCCTCTGATAGAGAGTTGTATCCAGCTTATAGACAAAAGTCAAAATAAAAATCTAAGAATCAAAAGAAATTACATGAATGAGCCAAAAATAAAAGGTGATTCTTCTCAGTTGAAGCAGGTTTTATTCAATGTATTTTTGAATGCCATGGAAGCAATGCCAGATGGAGGAGAAATAGAAGTTACTGTTGAAACTGTTAACAGAAAGGATAAATTAAGAGGGGAAGAGGTCTTGATAAGGATAAAAGATTCAGGAATTGGAATCACGGAGGAGAACCTGGAAAAGATATTTGACCCTTTTTTCACAACAAAAGAGGAGGGAACTGGATTGGGTCTTTCCATAAGTTATGGAATTATAAAAAAGCATGGTGGAGAGATTGATGTAAAAAGTGAGACTGGAGAAGGGACAGAGGTAATTTTAAAATTACCTGTTTAA
- a CDS encoding radical SAM protein has product MKASKYNLFLEEKEYVLLYNLLSLALVKLESESAEIIKTILENKSDLQKLQSSELYKKLIYGKFLVEDDVDELKILKVRNMLGRFYKRSFGLTIAPTLNCNFKCTYCYQRIKKIDMSEQTQDDLIDFTKKALIDKILFGVTWYGGEPLLTEDIIFRLSEKFIEICNESKIPYSSGIITNGYLLDDRIIDKLENYQINNIQITMDGPKDIHNNRRKLENGDPTFDRILNNIKNLSNKTKVRIILRVNIDKENYARAPELLELLEKEGILKRINISFSPVLGYTETCSNYVDKCFTRKEYAELQIKFSREVLDKDPIIKKMPSPKLGYCSADSWANYAVDPEGLLYKCWTDIGEKEWSVGNIKDNIVTSKLYDYLGWDPFAYEECVKCLYLPICMGGCPRIRLAGKKPPEMCELWKYNLKEILKLFYLIHQREETQKSDIPNK; this is encoded by the coding sequence ATGAAAGCTTCAAAATATAATTTATTTTTAGAGGAAAAAGAATACGTTCTTTTATATAACTTATTATCACTTGCTTTAGTCAAATTAGAGAGTGAAAGTGCTGAGATTATAAAGACCATATTAGAAAATAAAAGCGATTTACAAAAATTACAAAGCTCTGAATTGTATAAAAAATTAATTTATGGAAAATTTTTGGTTGAAGACGATGTTGACGAACTTAAAATTCTAAAAGTTAGAAATATGCTCGGAAGGTTTTATAAAAGAAGTTTTGGTTTGACAATTGCTCCAACTCTAAATTGCAATTTTAAATGCACATATTGTTACCAGAGAATTAAGAAAATCGACATGAGTGAACAAACGCAAGATGATTTAATAGATTTTACTAAAAAAGCTTTAATAGACAAGATACTTTTTGGAGTTACATGGTACGGAGGAGAACCCCTTTTAACAGAGGACATTATTTTTAGATTATCTGAGAAATTTATTGAGATTTGTAATGAGAGTAAAATACCTTATTCTTCTGGAATTATAACTAACGGTTATTTATTAGATGATAGAATTATCGATAAATTAGAAAATTACCAGATTAATAATATTCAAATAACAATGGATGGACCAAAGGATATTCATAATAACAGAAGGAAATTAGAGAATGGAGATCCTACCTTTGATAGAATATTGAATAATATAAAGAATCTATCCAATAAGACAAAGGTTAGAATTATTTTAAGAGTTAATATAGACAAAGAAAACTATGCAAGAGCACCAGAACTTTTAGAATTGTTAGAAAAAGAAGGGATATTAAAAAGAATAAATATTAGTTTTTCACCCGTTCTTGGTTACACAGAGACTTGTAGTAATTATGTGGATAAATGTTTTACAAGAAAAGAATATGCAGAATTGCAAATTAAATTTTCAAGAGAAGTCTTAGATAAAGATCCTATTATTAAAAAAATGCCCTCACCGAAACTTGGATATTGCTCTGCGGATTCGTGGGCAAATTATGCAGTAGATCCAGAAGGGCTCTTATATAAATGCTGGACAGACATAGGAGAGAAAGAATGGTCTGTAGGAAATATTAAAGATAATATTGTTACAAGTAAATTATACGATTATCTCGGATGGGATCCCTTTGCATATGAGGAATGCGTGAAATGCTTATATCTGCCGATTTGTATGGGAGGCTGCCCAAGAATTAGACTTGCGGGAAAAAAACCACCTGAAATGTGTGAATTATGGAAATATAATTTAAAGGAAATATTAAAATTGTTTTATCTTATTCATCAAAGAGAAGAGACACAGAAAAGTGATATTCCTAATAAGTGA
- a CDS encoding pitrilysin family protein has translation MKKSRLSKVTIIKVLFKTLIFIILTNLPFFALSEFYKEWEEKIICNTLSNGLKILILPKHETSTVSFLTYVNIGSLDEKPLKSGLAHLVEHILLFEGTESVRISDCDSENINILQIQGEGGINIDAKTSPDCTLYFCSLPSDKVELFIKFQSESLVNPSLRSFYQEKNIVLEEKFLHDEKSLQKLNALMLSVAFLRHPYRNPIGGYISDLENIEIKDVLDFVKKNYISNKILLAIVGDVDPHRVINLIAHYFKSFNRKDSAKTIISDEPLQNGERRIEVENLDYPAILIAYRRPNANNPDDPVFDILASLFAGYRSSLLYKQIVIDEKIASSVVCNPKFPGAKYSTLFVFWAFPFLNNSIPQIESIIYQNIEDFKRRLLTENELNKAKNHLLANFEKKLQSNLGIAQRLAYFEMIKGDWKKLFQYENEVRNVSIKDIKRVINKFFNKRNRVVVFTVDPEKDE, from the coding sequence ATGAAAAAAAGCAGACTTAGCAAAGTTACAATTATAAAAGTTCTATTTAAAACATTAATTTTTATTATTCTTACAAATTTACCCTTTTTTGCACTCAGTGAATTTTATAAAGAATGGGAAGAAAAGATAATATGTAATACCCTTAGTAATGGTCTGAAAATTCTTATCCTTCCTAAGCACGAAACCTCTACTGTTTCTTTTCTCACATATGTCAATATTGGGAGTTTAGATGAAAAGCCATTGAAATCCGGCCTTGCCCATCTCGTGGAACACATTTTGTTATTTGAAGGAACTGAGAGTGTTAGAATCTCCGATTGTGATTCAGAAAATATAAATATTCTACAAATACAAGGAGAAGGGGGTATTAATATTGACGCAAAAACATCCCCAGATTGTACACTTTATTTTTGTAGTCTCCCTTCTGATAAAGTAGAATTGTTTATCAAATTCCAATCTGAAAGTCTTGTAAATCCTTCTTTGAGATCATTTTATCAAGAAAAAAATATAGTTCTTGAAGAGAAATTTCTTCATGATGAAAAATCACTTCAGAAGTTAAATGCTCTAATGCTTTCAGTAGCTTTTCTAAGGCATCCTTATAGAAACCCCATAGGAGGATATATATCTGATCTTGAGAATATTGAGATCAAGGATGTTTTAGATTTTGTTAAAAAAAATTACATATCGAATAAAATACTACTGGCCATTGTAGGAGATGTAGATCCTCACCGAGTTATTAATTTAATTGCACATTATTTTAAATCTTTCAATCGAAAAGATTCTGCTAAAACTATTATCTCCGATGAACCTTTACAGAATGGCGAACGAAGAATAGAAGTGGAAAATTTAGATTACCCTGCTATTTTAATTGCATATCGTAGACCTAATGCCAATAATCCAGATGACCCTGTTTTTGATATCTTAGCTTCACTTTTTGCTGGCTATAGAAGCTCACTTCTTTATAAACAAATAGTAATAGATGAGAAAATAGCCTCATCTGTTGTTTGTAATCCAAAATTCCCAGGGGCAAAATATTCTACGCTTTTCGTGTTTTGGGCATTTCCATTTTTAAATAATTCTATTCCACAGATAGAATCCATAATTTATCAAAATATCGAAGACTTTAAAAGAAGACTTTTAACTGAAAATGAATTAAATAAAGCTAAGAATCATTTATTAGCTAATTTTGAAAAAAAATTGCAATCAAATTTGGGAATAGCACAACGATTAGCTTATTTTGAAATGATAAAAGGGGATTGGAAAAAATTATTTCAATATGAGAATGAAGTCAGAAATGTATCAATAAAAGATATTAAACGAGTTATAAATAAATTTTTTAATAAAAGAAATAGAGTTGTCGTTTTTACTGTTGATCCTGAAAAGGATGAGTAA
- a CDS encoding pitrilysin family protein yields the protein MKRIKLILFPLIFIFLSLPSDPNIKDTSNIPSKKFDIHSIRHHEFSNGMKLHLLKVDNSEKIEIFGIIRAGSVFDPTDKIGLATIAGEMLRMGGTKYINAKVIDEELDSLGTKLFIKISLINGQIRMSCNKDNFKRSLKILSEILINPSFETDRLSLAKKNLLDFMEREKKDLDSLAFTKFQKLLYGENSPYARTPTKETTNNIKQEDLFKFYNQFIHPNNISLAIWGKFDKDEIITSFEEVFGKWPKSINKNPPFPEVKVKREASVNLIVKENVNQSKIRIGHLGIMLDKDNPYNKDYIALLILDLLFGGQSFSSRLYQKIRSELGLSYDIFSMYWPSFCYPGAFVISASTRSNTTVETIQCILNELNKICEEPITDKEVNQVKEFLINSYVFQFDSPEKILARILYYEYQGLPLDYFQYIINEIPNINAQDVKGAALKYLHPELLCILVVGNEKKFDKPLSYIGKVDILSQ from the coding sequence ATGAAAAGAATTAAATTGATTCTTTTTCCATTAATCTTTATTTTTCTTTCATTACCATCGGATCCGAATATCAAAGACACAAGTAATATTCCTTCAAAAAAATTTGATATTCATTCAATTCGTCATCACGAATTTTCTAATGGAATGAAATTGCACCTTCTGAAAGTTGACAATTCTGAAAAAATTGAAATATTTGGTATTATAAGAGCAGGCTCTGTATTTGATCCTACCGATAAAATCGGATTAGCTACTATTGCTGGGGAAATGCTTAGAATGGGAGGTACAAAATATATTAATGCTAAAGTAATAGATGAAGAACTTGATTCATTGGGAACTAAACTTTTTATTAAGATTTCCTTAATTAATGGTCAGATAAGAATGAGTTGTAACAAAGATAACTTTAAACGTTCTTTGAAAATATTATCTGAAATCCTTATTAACCCATCATTTGAAACTGATAGATTAAGTTTAGCCAAAAAAAATTTATTGGATTTTATGGAAAGAGAAAAAAAAGATCTTGATTCTTTAGCCTTTACTAAATTTCAAAAGCTTTTATATGGGGAAAATAGTCCCTATGCAAGAACTCCAACTAAAGAGACAACAAATAATATTAAACAAGAAGACCTTTTTAAATTTTATAACCAATTTATTCACCCTAATAATATTAGTTTAGCCATTTGGGGAAAATTTGATAAGGATGAGATAATAACCTCTTTCGAAGAAGTTTTTGGAAAATGGCCAAAGTCAATCAATAAAAACCCTCCTTTCCCTGAAGTAAAGGTCAAAAGAGAGGCATCGGTTAATTTAATTGTGAAAGAAAATGTAAATCAATCAAAAATAAGAATAGGACATTTAGGCATTATGTTAGATAAGGATAATCCTTATAATAAAGATTATATAGCTTTATTGATATTGGATTTATTATTTGGAGGACAATCATTTTCCTCAAGACTTTACCAAAAGATACGGTCAGAATTAGGGTTATCTTATGACATTTTCTCCATGTATTGGCCTTCTTTTTGTTATCCAGGAGCCTTCGTTATTTCTGCATCTACAAGAAGTAATACCACCGTAGAAACTATTCAATGCATTTTAAATGAATTAAATAAAATTTGTGAAGAACCCATTACCGATAAAGAAGTTAATCAAGTCAAAGAATTTCTTATAAATTCATATGTTTTTCAATTTGATTCCCCAGAAAAAATATTAGCTCGCATTTTATATTATGAATATCAAGGGCTTCCATTGGATTATTTCCAATATATTATAAATGAAATACCAAATATAAATGCACAAGATGTAAAAGGAGCTGCTTTAAAATATCTTCATCCGGAATTGTTATGCATATTAGTAGTCGGAAATGAAAAGAAATTTGACAAACCATTGTCTTATATAGGAAAAGTTGACATTTTAAGTCAATAA
- a CDS encoding 6-bladed beta-propeller, with translation MKLKIEKKTTLILLILYFITPFATSEENAYPIIKTPKNPLYGSYELKLRKDLIIGNESYDQYLFGSINGIEVNDRYMFVCDSKMVRIQVYDLKGRYVRTIGRKGNGPGEFLIPNTFCVSRNGNIYVHDVMRRRMIVFDQEGNHKRDITLEKILAGKFYVDENGYIYSSILEFESENDMYIYFIKMNPQGKLQNIFRKEFYLSPIFDTTSGNKMRIFYDHPYLANLYFTVTNGNTLVLMNSLVYELDFLSQDGKVLMKIAKDEKSEKVSEEEKEGVFSDRFKDTPKSVLKNVTFSKQRPYSSNILTDETGRIYVERFKPVTEEDKGYSYDIFNKKGEYLYRSKIGFIANLIKNGYLYNISVKEEAGEIRIIRYKIENWGEMRF, from the coding sequence ATGAAATTAAAAATTGAGAAGAAAACCACTCTTATTTTACTAATTCTTTATTTCATCACTCCTTTTGCAACATCTGAAGAAAATGCTTATCCAATTATAAAGACCCCCAAAAATCCTCTTTATGGGAGTTACGAGCTTAAGCTGAGGAAGGATTTAATAATAGGGAATGAGTCTTACGATCAATATCTATTTGGTTCAATTAATGGAATTGAAGTCAATGATAGATATATGTTTGTTTGTGATTCGAAAATGGTGAGGATCCAGGTTTATGATTTAAAGGGAAGATATGTTAGAACTATTGGGCGGAAAGGAAACGGACCAGGTGAATTCTTAATACCGAACACTTTTTGTGTAAGCAGAAATGGAAATATCTATGTTCACGATGTAATGAGGAGAAGAATGATAGTATTTGACCAAGAAGGTAACCATAAAAGGGATATAACATTAGAAAAAATTTTAGCAGGAAAATTTTATGTAGATGAAAATGGATATATTTATTCCTCTATCCTTGAATTCGAATCCGAAAATGACATGTATATCTATTTCATTAAGATGAATCCTCAAGGAAAATTGCAAAATATTTTCAGAAAAGAATTTTATTTGTCCCCAATTTTCGATACAACTTCTGGAAATAAGATGAGAATTTTTTATGATCATCCTTATCTGGCCAATTTATATTTCACTGTGACTAATGGAAATACATTAGTATTGATGAATTCCCTGGTTTATGAATTAGATTTCTTATCTCAAGATGGAAAGGTTTTAATGAAGATTGCAAAAGATGAAAAGAGCGAAAAAGTAAGCGAAGAAGAAAAGGAAGGGGTGTTTTCTGATAGATTTAAAGATACCCCTAAGAGCGTATTAAAAAATGTTACCTTTTCCAAGCAAAGACCTTATTCATCTAATATCCTGACGGATGAAACAGGGAGAATATATGTAGAAAGATTTAAACCTGTGACAGAAGAAGATAAGGGTTATAGTTATGATATATTCAATAAAAAAGGTGAGTATTTATATCGATCGAAAATCGGTTTCATAGCCAACCTAATAAAAAATGGATACTTGTATAACATTTCAGTAAAAGAAGAAGCGGGGGAAATTAGAATTATTCGTTATAAGATTGAAAATTGGGGTGAAATGAGATTTTAG